One region of Pyramidobacter sp. YE332 genomic DNA includes:
- a CDS encoding DHH family phosphoesterase, whose translation MCSFNDLDIYQPGEKTRDLARRLECSELAAAVLDSRAAGEEQFRQLLNVPDLRRQLDELFLGRAAPAARELWLKAVPGKRVFVYGDYDVDGVSSTVIALELAQQSGASEAVYYIPDRRSEGYGLHPANMRRIIADGFDTLIVTDCGSKDVEAVEMARTAGMNVLIFDHHAVEGDIVRLESLVNPQMDGDAEAKRLCATAVLWCWAWQAHILPESRLAGMLQLAALATVSDCMPLGPLNRSLTREGIKMMRRAPRRGLRELLRSLCPNEPDSMIDENRLSMKVIPCLNAAGRVQVADVAVNVLSGLGTPLELQRSVDQLLDLNRRRRDISAAICSSINAGLEQGERSQVLFNGSWPVGILSAIASRLCSEHNKAFALAAPSGGGIRGTLRVPSGANAVELLKSLDDLLDAWGGHKSAAGFSVDQLKWPRLERELNSLLQNIKVEKTPEEVIEFEPDRITGAAWDEVQRIGPFGNGNPLPAFFVPLDSRTTYAPLGKRGLHTRVLFGGNALIAFNGAEQIERTEDIRGWLYRPRPNLWQGRVSLQYIVEGIVVA comes from the coding sequence GTGTGTTCGTTCAATGATTTGGATATTTACCAGCCCGGCGAGAAGACCCGCGATCTCGCCCGCCGGCTGGAATGTTCCGAGCTGGCCGCCGCGGTGCTGGACAGCCGCGCGGCGGGCGAGGAACAATTCCGGCAGCTGCTGAACGTCCCCGATCTTCGCCGGCAGTTGGACGAGCTTTTTCTCGGACGCGCGGCCCCGGCGGCGCGGGAGCTGTGGCTGAAGGCGGTGCCCGGAAAAAGAGTTTTCGTTTACGGAGACTACGACGTGGACGGCGTCTCGTCCACGGTGATCGCGCTTGAACTGGCGCAGCAGAGCGGCGCGTCCGAGGCGGTCTATTACATCCCCGACCGCCGTTCCGAAGGTTACGGCCTGCATCCTGCGAACATGCGCCGCATCATCGCCGACGGTTTCGACACGCTGATCGTGACGGACTGCGGTTCGAAGGACGTGGAAGCCGTAGAGATGGCGCGCACCGCCGGGATGAACGTGTTGATCTTCGACCACCATGCCGTGGAAGGCGACATCGTCCGGCTCGAATCATTGGTCAATCCCCAGATGGACGGCGACGCCGAAGCCAAACGGCTTTGCGCGACAGCCGTTTTGTGGTGTTGGGCCTGGCAGGCGCATATTTTGCCCGAAAGCCGCCTGGCCGGCATGCTTCAGCTGGCCGCGCTGGCTACGGTGTCCGACTGCATGCCGCTGGGGCCGCTGAACCGCTCGCTGACGCGCGAAGGCATCAAGATGATGCGCCGCGCTCCGCGCCGCGGGCTGCGCGAACTGCTCCGCTCCCTGTGCCCGAACGAACCCGACTCGATGATCGACGAAAATCGTCTGTCCATGAAGGTGATCCCCTGCCTCAACGCCGCCGGGCGCGTGCAGGTGGCCGACGTCGCGGTCAACGTGCTCTCCGGATTGGGAACGCCGCTGGAACTGCAGCGCAGCGTCGATCAGCTGCTGGATCTCAACCGCCGCCGCCGCGATATTTCCGCGGCGATCTGCTCGAGCATCAACGCCGGTCTGGAGCAGGGCGAGCGGTCGCAGGTCCTGTTCAACGGCAGCTGGCCGGTGGGGATCTTGAGCGCGATCGCCAGCCGTCTGTGCAGCGAACACAACAAGGCCTTCGCGCTGGCCGCGCCGTCGGGCGGCGGCATCCGCGGCACCCTGCGCGTGCCCAGCGGCGCCAACGCGGTGGAACTGCTGAAAAGCCTCGACGATCTGCTCGACGCCTGGGGCGGGCACAAAAGCGCCGCGGGGTTCTCCGTCGATCAGCTCAAGTGGCCCCGCCTGGAGCGGGAGCTGAACAGTCTGCTTCAGAATATCAAAGTTGAAAAAACGCCCGAAGAGGTGATCGAGTTCGAACCCGATCGGATCACCGGCGCGGCATGGGACGAGGTGCAGCGCATCGGGCCCTTTGGCAACGGCAACCCTCTGCCGGCCTTTTTCGTGCCGCTGGATTCCCGCACGACATATGCGCCGTTGGGCAAGCGCGGCCTGCATACCCGCGTGCTTTTTGGCGGCAACGCGCTGATCGCCTTCAACGGCGCCGAGCAGATCGAACGCACGGAAGATATCCGCGGTTGGCTCTACCGTCCCCGTCCGAATCTCTGGCAGGGGCGCGTCAGCCTGCAGTACATCGTTGAAGGCATTGTCGTGGCCTGA
- a CDS encoding LapA family protein: MRSYGLGLGFVAIWAATYAVQNQDILAVRFLPWDFALPQGLWEVFLFFFGIVVMWLISLAASWEGRFRSRREIERARRRIAALEKERGALLAAMKAAGASQEEITFIENGTSL, translated from the coding sequence ATGAGAAGTTACGGGCTGGGGCTTGGCTTCGTCGCCATCTGGGCGGCGACTTATGCGGTGCAGAATCAGGATATTCTGGCGGTGCGCTTTTTGCCCTGGGACTTCGCGCTGCCTCAGGGACTCTGGGAGGTCTTTTTGTTTTTCTTCGGCATCGTCGTGATGTGGCTGATCTCGCTGGCCGCTTCATGGGAAGGCCGGTTCCGCAGCCGTCGTGAGATCGAGCGCGCCCGCCGCCGCATCGCCGCGCTGGAGAAGGAGCGCGGCGCGCTGCTGGCGGCGATGAAGGCCGCCGGCGCGTCTCAGGAAGAGATCACTTTCATCGAAAACGGCACGTCGCTGTAA
- the secF gene encoding protein translocase subunit SecF, producing MRSNIPFMRYRKVWLTIAAFFVLGSLGLVAFRGFNLGIDFTGGNLLQIEFPEAVEVGQVREAMTKVGYGSAVIQSYSDKGVMIRLQGSSELTPAELRDKIIKAVDALHTGSVKLVNFEMVGPTVGSELRNQAILASTIALAGILLYITLRFRFRFALVSVLALIHDTLLTLGLFSLLRVELGMTFIAAILTTIGYSLNNTIVILDRVRENWHSLSKVGMPQLLDNSINQTLARTINTSLTTFFPVLAFYVWGGPVLAGFSLAIMAGIVVGGFSSVCVTTSILCLWHELSPEK from the coding sequence ATGAGATCGAATATCCCTTTTATGCGTTATCGTAAGGTCTGGCTGACGATCGCGGCGTTCTTCGTGCTGGGCAGTCTGGGGCTGGTGGCGTTCCGCGGCTTCAACCTCGGCATCGACTTCACGGGCGGCAATCTGCTCCAGATCGAATTCCCCGAAGCGGTCGAGGTCGGCCAGGTGCGCGAAGCCATGACGAAAGTCGGCTACGGCAGCGCCGTGATCCAGTCGTACAGCGACAAGGGCGTGATGATCCGTCTGCAGGGCAGCAGCGAGCTGACGCCGGCTGAACTGCGCGACAAGATCATCAAGGCGGTGGACGCGCTCCATACGGGCAGCGTCAAGTTGGTCAACTTCGAAATGGTCGGCCCCACGGTCGGATCGGAACTGCGCAACCAAGCCATTTTGGCCTCGACGATCGCGCTGGCGGGCATTTTGCTGTACATCACGCTCCGCTTTCGCTTCCGCTTCGCGCTGGTCAGCGTGCTGGCGCTGATCCACGACACGCTGCTGACGCTGGGCCTGTTCAGCCTGCTGCGCGTGGAGCTGGGCATGACGTTCATCGCCGCCATTCTGACGACGATCGGCTATTCGCTGAACAACACCATCGTCATTTTGGACCGCGTGCGCGAAAACTGGCACAGCCTGTCCAAGGTGGGAATGCCGCAGCTGCTGGACAATTCCATCAACCAGACGCTGGCCCGCACGATCAACACGTCGCTGACCACGTTCTTCCCAGTGCTGGCGTTCTACGTCTGGGGCGGTCCGGTCCTGGCCGGTTTTTCGCTGGCCATCATGGCGGGCATCGTCGTCGGCGGCTTCAGCTCCGTCTGCGTGACGACGTCGATCCTGTGCCTGTGGCATGAGCTCTCTCCCGAAAAATAA
- the secD gene encoding protein translocase subunit SecD — MLRKDRWRLIFMAAVIAISAVVVLRGKVNLGLDLRGGAHIVLQASGTKDVPLTPDSLDRLRTVLEKRVNQYGLTEPTLQKQGADRMIVDLPGVEDPQAALKLIGSTALLEFREVVQTLYSAAPLPPQAERKNYDSDEEFNAAVKRWNDYKVQLEASQAKAMEQAKDFKGEEGQIVASDDSGSIYLLGRPMLTGNELSNATSGFDQLGRPDVSLEFNSTGSELFEKATEATVGRQLAMVLDGSVISAPRVNERISGGKAQITGHFSVEEAKGLAVMLRAGALPVNVSILENRSVGPSLGSDSIKAGAYAGMIGLAAVFLFMLVYYRLWGVTADLSLCTTLLVLFALLMAFKATLTLPGIAGIILTIGMAVDSNILIFERIKEEMRAGKTPNAALTSGFSNALTTILDSNITTVIAAAVLYYYGSGPLRGFAMTLTLGIIASLFSALVVNRVMLQLMVNYGSKTFQARK, encoded by the coding sequence ATGTTGAGAAAGGATCGTTGGCGGCTGATTTTCATGGCGGCCGTCATCGCAATTTCGGCTGTGGTGGTTCTGCGCGGCAAAGTGAATTTGGGCCTGGACCTTCGCGGCGGCGCTCATATCGTGCTTCAGGCCAGCGGCACCAAGGACGTGCCGTTGACGCCCGACAGTCTTGACCGTCTGCGCACGGTGCTCGAGAAGCGAGTGAATCAGTACGGCCTGACTGAGCCGACGCTGCAGAAGCAGGGCGCCGACCGCATGATCGTCGATCTTCCCGGCGTGGAAGACCCTCAGGCGGCTCTGAAACTGATCGGCAGCACCGCTTTGCTGGAATTCCGCGAAGTGGTGCAGACGCTTTACAGCGCCGCGCCCCTGCCGCCGCAGGCGGAGCGCAAGAACTACGACAGCGACGAAGAGTTCAACGCCGCCGTCAAACGCTGGAACGATTACAAGGTTCAGCTCGAAGCGAGCCAGGCCAAGGCCATGGAGCAGGCCAAGGACTTCAAGGGCGAAGAAGGACAGATCGTCGCCAGCGACGACAGCGGTTCCATTTATCTGCTCGGCAGGCCGATGCTGACGGGCAACGAGCTGAGCAACGCCACGTCCGGCTTCGACCAGCTGGGACGTCCCGACGTTTCCCTCGAGTTCAACAGCACTGGCTCGGAGCTTTTTGAAAAGGCGACGGAGGCGACCGTCGGCCGTCAATTGGCCATGGTGCTCGACGGCTCGGTCATCTCGGCCCCCCGCGTCAACGAGCGTATTTCCGGCGGCAAAGCGCAGATCACGGGGCATTTCTCCGTGGAAGAGGCCAAGGGGTTGGCGGTCATGCTCCGCGCCGGCGCTCTGCCCGTGAACGTGTCGATTCTCGAAAACCGTTCCGTGGGCCCGTCGCTGGGTTCCGATTCGATCAAAGCCGGCGCTTATGCGGGCATGATCGGCCTGGCGGCCGTGTTCCTTTTCATGCTCGTTTACTACCGTCTGTGGGGCGTCACGGCCGATCTGTCGCTGTGCACGACGCTGCTGGTGCTCTTCGCCCTGCTGATGGCGTTCAAGGCCACGCTGACGTTGCCCGGCATCGCCGGCATCATCCTCACCATCGGCATGGCCGTAGACAGCAACATCCTGATCTTCGAGCGCATCAAGGAAGAAATGCGCGCCGGCAAAACGCCCAACGCGGCGCTGACTTCGGGGTTCAGCAACGCGCTGACGACCATCCTCGACTCCAACATCACCACGGTCATCGCCGCCGCCGTTCTGTATTACTACGGCAGCGGCCCTCTGCGCGGCTTCGCCATGACGCTGACGCTCGGCATCATCGCCAGCCTTTTCAGCGCGCTGGTGGTCAACCGCGTGATGCTGCAGCTCATGGTGAACTACGGAAGCAAGACCTTTCAGGCGCGCAAGTAA
- the yajC gene encoding preprotein translocase subunit YajC — MKKTLFASLFALLLAGAAFAADAPAAAPAAQGGSALQAFFPLIIFVVIFYFFILRPQKKRQKTHDSLVNSLQRGDRVITAGGFFGIVREVKDDSVIIEIAEGLVARVLKSSISTKINPEAPKAAPKAEEAAKADVPATPEEAPAAEDKQ; from the coding sequence ATGAAAAAGACTCTGTTCGCTTCGCTTTTCGCCCTTCTCTTGGCCGGTGCGGCCTTTGCGGCCGACGCTCCTGCGGCGGCTCCAGCTGCTCAGGGCGGCAGCGCGTTGCAGGCGTTTTTCCCGCTGATCATTTTCGTGGTGATCTTCTATTTCTTCATCCTTCGTCCTCAGAAGAAACGTCAGAAGACCCACGACAGCCTCGTCAACAGCTTGCAGCGCGGCGACCGCGTCATTACCGCCGGGGGCTTCTTCGGCATCGTCCGCGAAGTGAAGGATGACAGCGTCATCATCGAGATCGCCGAAGGCCTTGTGGCGCGTGTGCTGAAGAGCTCCATCTCCACGAAGATCAACCCCGAAGCGCCCAAGGCGGCTCCCAAGGCCGAAGAAGCCGCAAAAGCCGACGTACCTGCCACGCCCGAAGAAGCGCCCGCGGCCGAGGACAAACAATAA
- a CDS encoding redox-sensing transcriptional repressor Rex, with protein MGFLIPSKKERITDPTVGRLVAYRRLLMRLVDDGVPVVSSKEIGEMLRLKSSQVRKDLSYLGEFGKRGVGYDVGRLLEDLAGILAPFEMWRIGLVGIGRLGEALLNHRSFLSENYEVTAVFDSNPDKVGRSYAGKLCYHIDDLPRVIAEKNITVLILTVPPQAAQAVLDIAVGTGKIEGVLNFSAVVLQAPPGVQVKDVDIFIELEKLLFKLKASEQKKKQSF; from the coding sequence ATGGGATTCCTGATCCCGTCGAAAAAAGAACGGATCACCGATCCGACCGTCGGTCGTCTTGTCGCGTACCGGCGCCTGCTGATGCGCCTTGTGGACGACGGCGTGCCGGTGGTCTCTTCCAAGGAGATCGGCGAAATGCTGCGCCTGAAGTCCAGCCAGGTCCGCAAGGATCTGTCCTATCTGGGCGAGTTCGGCAAACGAGGCGTCGGTTACGACGTCGGCCGTCTTCTGGAAGATCTGGCCGGCATCCTGGCGCCGTTCGAAATGTGGCGCATCGGTCTGGTAGGCATCGGTCGTCTGGGCGAAGCCCTGCTGAATCACCGCTCGTTCCTCAGCGAGAACTACGAGGTGACGGCCGTTTTCGACTCCAACCCCGACAAAGTCGGGCGCAGCTACGCCGGGAAACTCTGCTATCATATCGACGACCTGCCGCGGGTGATCGCGGAAAAGAACATCACCGTGCTGATCCTGACCGTCCCGCCGCAGGCGGCTCAGGCAGTGCTCGACATAGCGGTCGGCACTGGGAAGATCGAGGGCGTGCTCAACTTTTCGGCCGTGGTCTTGCAGGCGCCTCCCGGCGTTCAGGTCAAAGACGTGGATATTTTCATCGAGCTGGAGAAGCTGCTTTTCAAGCTGAAAGCCTCTGAACAGAAGAAAAAGCAGAGCTTTTGA
- the eno gene encoding phosphopyruvate hydratase has protein sequence MSAIVGVHAREILDSRGNPTVEVEVGLETGEIARAGVPSGASTGTFEAVELRDGGSRYGGKGVQNAVKNVNDVIAPEICGMDADDLRAVDRVMLDLDGTPNKGRLGANAILGVSMAVTRAAAMDHDMPLWDYVGGLNAKTLPAPMMNVINGGAHADNNLDIQEFMIVPHGAESFREALRMGAETYHALKKILVKEGFSTGLGDEGGFAPNFSSNRMGFEYLVKAIEAAGYEPGTQISIACDVAISELYSGGTYHFKGEGRDFTAAELADYYAQLCADFPIVSIEDGMNEEDWEGWKLLTEKLGGKVQLVGDDLFVTNPERLAKGIESGAGNSILIKLNQIGSVSETLDVIGMARDAGYSWVVSHRSGETDDSFIADLAVATAAGQIKTGAPARMDRIAKYNQLLRIEEALEGEAPYAGLSTFRCAR, from the coding sequence ATGAGCGCAATCGTAGGCGTACATGCAAGAGAAATCCTGGATTCCCGCGGCAATCCTACGGTCGAGGTCGAAGTCGGCCTCGAGACCGGCGAGATCGCGCGCGCCGGCGTTCCTTCCGGCGCCTCCACGGGAACGTTCGAAGCCGTGGAACTGCGCGACGGCGGCAGCCGTTACGGCGGCAAGGGCGTTCAGAACGCCGTCAAAAACGTCAACGACGTGATCGCTCCCGAGATCTGCGGCATGGACGCCGACGATCTTCGCGCCGTGGACCGCGTCATGCTCGATCTCGACGGCACGCCCAACAAGGGGCGTCTCGGCGCGAACGCCATCCTCGGCGTTTCCATGGCGGTGACCCGCGCTGCGGCCATGGACCACGACATGCCCCTGTGGGACTATGTCGGCGGCCTGAACGCCAAGACGCTGCCTGCGCCGATGATGAACGTCATCAACGGCGGCGCGCACGCCGACAACAACCTCGACATTCAGGAGTTCATGATCGTCCCCCACGGCGCCGAATCGTTCCGCGAGGCCCTGCGCATGGGCGCGGAAACGTATCACGCCCTGAAAAAGATCCTCGTCAAAGAAGGCTTCAGCACCGGGCTGGGAGACGAGGGCGGCTTCGCCCCGAACTTTTCCAGCAACCGCATGGGTTTCGAATATCTTGTCAAGGCGATCGAAGCGGCCGGCTACGAACCGGGCACGCAGATCTCGATCGCCTGCGACGTGGCCATCTCCGAACTGTACTCCGGGGGCACGTATCACTTCAAGGGCGAAGGGCGCGACTTCACGGCCGCCGAACTGGCCGATTACTACGCGCAGCTCTGCGCCGACTTCCCGATCGTTTCCATCGAGGACGGCATGAACGAGGAGGACTGGGAGGGGTGGAAGCTGCTCACCGAAAAGCTGGGCGGCAAAGTGCAGCTCGTCGGCGACGATCTTTTCGTCACCAATCCCGAACGTCTCGCCAAAGGAATCGAGAGCGGCGCGGGCAACTCGATCCTGATCAAGCTGAATCAGATCGGCTCCGTCTCCGAGACGCTCGACGTCATCGGCATGGCTCGTGATGCGGGTTACAGCTGGGTCGTGTCGCACCGTTCCGGGGAGACCGACGACAGCTTCATCGCCGATCTGGCGGTGGCGACCGCGGCCGGACAGATCAAGACGGGGGCCCCCGCCCGCATGGACCGCATCGCCAAATACAATCAGCTGCTTCGCATCGAGGAGGCGCTGGAAGGCGAAGCCCCCTACGCCGGGCTGTCCACCTTCCGCTGCGCCAGATGA
- a CDS encoding S4 domain-containing protein, with protein MRLDKFLKFSQLVKRRTAAQEMIEVGAVRVNGRKVKPASDVKAGDLIEVAFPRRVIMAAVLVDDEAALRRRGTVACEMRGERRVEPDENPWEGSAGGH; from the coding sequence ATTCGACTGGACAAGTTCCTGAAGTTTTCGCAGCTGGTGAAGCGCCGCACCGCGGCGCAGGAAATGATTGAGGTCGGCGCGGTGCGCGTCAACGGCCGGAAGGTCAAACCGGCCAGCGACGTCAAAGCGGGGGACCTGATCGAGGTGGCTTTCCCCCGGCGCGTCATTATGGCCGCCGTCCTTGTGGACGATGAAGCGGCGCTTCGCCGCCGCGGTACGGTCGCCTGCGAGATGCGCGGCGAGCGGAGAGTCGAACCCGACGAGAATCCTTGGGAAGGAAGCGCAGGCGGGCATTAA
- the dnaG gene encoding DNA primase encodes MADEIVAKIKDAVDIVELVGDSVRLVKKGRNYSGLCPFHDEKTPSFIVSPDRGTWHCFGCGKGGDVFSFVMEKEGLSFPEALEYLGRRAGIEIPRRKNRGQTTDLYAVMEMAVDFYRAELKGAAGAVGKGYLSRRNLSAKDADAFELGWSPSAWRALNDALRREGVTQEQLLKCGLVIQGEKGCYDRFRGRVIFPIRNVSGRAIALGGRIVDGEGAKYLNSPEGPLYNKKENLYLLDKAKSAIREKGRSILVEGYMDAIRLHMHGHRETVASLGTSLTEEQASLLKRFADTCYICYDSDTAGQNATLRGMYILQRAGLQVFVVLFPGGKDPDEMLQSEGGEELFDKAVEDAKPLVLHHIGLFKAAAEKEGQAKAAEELLEGMAQLTAVELAPYMQEIGHAVGLPDYQLASELNRLRRGRRLSPRTEESLGGDIQPLEPETADSETPSNCDPAETGLLYLLWISRELRMSASVAEVIRMFQDPRLKGIAGALLTGEQPESLEHRWLEMGDHFPMSAISGGASFCDTLSGTDMEKWQKLSSDQGRRVKQARYIQLKAMMFRGEASPEELTEYWTLAAELKR; translated from the coding sequence ATGGCCGACGAAATCGTCGCGAAAATAAAGGACGCCGTCGACATCGTGGAACTGGTGGGCGATTCGGTGCGGCTCGTGAAAAAGGGACGTAATTACAGCGGCCTTTGCCCTTTTCACGACGAGAAGACGCCGTCGTTCATCGTCTCGCCCGATCGCGGCACCTGGCATTGTTTCGGCTGCGGCAAGGGCGGCGACGTTTTCAGTTTCGTCATGGAGAAGGAAGGACTGAGCTTTCCCGAAGCGCTCGAATATCTTGGGCGGCGTGCCGGCATCGAGATCCCGCGGCGGAAAAACCGCGGGCAGACGACGGATCTCTATGCGGTCATGGAAATGGCCGTCGACTTTTACCGTGCCGAATTGAAAGGCGCGGCCGGCGCCGTCGGCAAAGGCTATCTGAGCCGCCGCAACCTGTCCGCGAAGGATGCCGACGCCTTCGAACTGGGGTGGTCGCCGTCGGCGTGGCGGGCTCTGAACGACGCCCTGCGCCGCGAAGGCGTCACGCAGGAACAGCTGCTCAAGTGCGGGCTCGTGATCCAGGGCGAAAAGGGCTGCTACGACCGCTTCCGCGGACGCGTGATCTTTCCTATCCGCAACGTGTCCGGACGCGCCATCGCTTTGGGCGGCCGCATCGTCGACGGCGAGGGCGCCAAATACCTGAACAGCCCGGAAGGGCCGCTCTACAACAAAAAGGAAAATCTCTATCTGCTGGACAAGGCCAAGAGCGCGATCCGCGAAAAAGGTCGTTCGATCCTCGTCGAAGGTTACATGGACGCCATCCGCCTGCACATGCACGGTCACAGGGAGACCGTCGCTTCGCTGGGCACGTCGCTGACGGAAGAACAGGCGTCGTTGTTGAAACGATTTGCCGACACATGTTATATCTGCTACGACTCCGACACGGCCGGGCAGAACGCGACGCTGCGCGGCATGTACATTCTGCAGCGCGCTGGGCTTCAGGTGTTCGTGGTGCTGTTCCCCGGCGGCAAGGATCCCGACGAGATGCTGCAGAGCGAAGGCGGCGAGGAACTCTTCGACAAGGCGGTGGAAGACGCCAAGCCGCTGGTGCTCCATCACATCGGCCTTTTCAAGGCGGCGGCCGAAAAAGAAGGTCAGGCCAAAGCGGCAGAAGAGCTGCTGGAGGGCATGGCGCAGCTGACGGCCGTGGAGCTGGCGCCTTATATGCAGGAGATCGGCCACGCTGTGGGGCTGCCCGATTATCAGCTGGCATCGGAACTGAACCGGCTGCGCCGCGGCCGCCGCCTCAGCCCTCGTACGGAAGAAAGCCTGGGCGGCGACATACAGCCGCTCGAGCCCGAAACGGCCGATTCGGAAACGCCGTCAAACTGCGACCCGGCGGAGACGGGGCTGCTTTACCTGCTCTGGATCAGCCGCGAGCTGCGTATGTCGGCATCTGTGGCGGAAGTGATCCGCATGTTTCAGGATCCCCGTCTCAAAGGCATCGCCGGTGCGCTGCTGACGGGCGAACAGCCGGAAAGCCTTGAGCATCGCTGGCTGGAGATGGGAGATCATTTTCCCATGTCGGCTATCTCCGGCGGCGCTTCGTTCTGCGACACGTTGTCCGGCACTGACATGGAAAAATGGCAGAAACTGAGTTCCGATCAGGGACGCCGAGTCAAACAGGCCCGCTACATTCAACTTAAAGCCATGATGTTCCGCGGCGAAGCCTCGCCGGAGGAACTGACCGAGTACTGGACTCTGGCCGCGGAGCTGAAACGTTAA
- a CDS encoding sodium-translocating pyrophosphatase translates to MVSFLFWVLLLVVLGSAVLALGYAFITYGFVKNIAVDEEHKKVSELSDIIHEGAMAFLNSEYKWLAPFVVVVGALLCTFLSIPSGVCFVFGALCSALTGYCGMIVATRSNGRTTFMATKSMNDALGVAFRGGSVMGMTVVGVGLAGVVLSYVLFRDANVITSFGLGASSIALFARVGGGIYTKAADVGADLVGKVEAGIPEDDPRNPATIADNVGDNVGDIAGMGADLFESYVNSIIAAMAVGFVTTMAGDSAPLGLMGVLYPLALAALGIAAAIFGSACVTGSLAEENDSKMGQFASKYLFKFMQTGNATDPAKALSLGTYITGIIEIVGALILSLVLLQDIKIFFAVVSGVVAGVAIGMITEYYTSADYKPVQKLAGTTETGPATVILGGISLGMTSTVIPVLLICAATLISYFFSGLYGVACSAVGMLSITGMSLSVDAYGPISDNAGGIAEMSELPEGVRNITDKLDAVGNTTAAMGKGLAIGSAALTALSLFSAYAQAAGLRSIDLNNPHVMVGLFLGGMLPFLFSAQTIAAVQEAAGKMVEEVRRQFREHPGIMDYSEKPDYKKCVAISTDASLHKMIVPGLLAIVVPVVVGFALDAEALGGLLGGAIVTGVMLAVYMSNAGGAWDNAKKYIESGVHGGKGSANHKAAVVGDTVGDPFKDTAGPSLNILIKLMTVVALVIAPLIMK, encoded by the coding sequence ATGGTATCGTTTCTGTTTTGGGTACTGCTGCTGGTCGTGCTCGGCAGCGCCGTGCTCGCTCTGGGGTACGCGTTCATTACCTACGGTTTCGTCAAGAACATCGCCGTCGACGAAGAGCACAAAAAGGTGTCTGAGCTTTCCGACATCATTCACGAGGGCGCGATGGCGTTTCTCAACAGCGAATACAAATGGCTCGCGCCGTTTGTCGTCGTCGTCGGCGCTCTGCTGTGCACGTTCCTGAGCATTCCCTCGGGCGTGTGCTTCGTCTTCGGCGCGCTGTGCAGCGCTCTGACCGGCTACTGCGGCATGATCGTCGCTACCCGTTCCAACGGCCGCACGACCTTCATGGCGACCAAGAGCATGAACGACGCGCTGGGCGTCGCCTTCCGCGGCGGTTCCGTCATGGGCATGACCGTGGTCGGCGTCGGTCTGGCCGGTGTGGTGCTTTCCTACGTGTTGTTCCGCGATGCGAACGTCATCACCAGCTTCGGCCTTGGCGCTTCGTCCATCGCGCTGTTTGCCCGCGTCGGCGGCGGTATCTACACCAAGGCCGCCGATGTCGGCGCCGACCTTGTGGGTAAGGTTGAAGCCGGTATCCCCGAGGACGATCCCCGCAACCCAGCGACCATCGCCGACAACGTCGGCGACAACGTCGGCGACATCGCCGGCATGGGGGCCGACCTGTTCGAGTCCTACGTCAACTCCATCATCGCCGCTATGGCCGTCGGCTTTGTGACCACGATGGCCGGCGACAGCGCCCCGCTTGGCCTGATGGGCGTGCTCTATCCTCTGGCGCTGGCGGCTCTGGGCATCGCCGCGGCGATCTTCGGTTCGGCCTGCGTCACCGGCAGCCTGGCCGAGGAGAACGACAGCAAGATGGGGCAGTTCGCCAGCAAGTATCTGTTCAAGTTCATGCAGACGGGCAACGCGACGGATCCCGCCAAGGCTCTGAGTCTGGGCACCTACATCACCGGCATCATCGAGATCGTCGGCGCGTTGATCCTCTCGCTGGTCCTGCTTCAGGACATCAAGATCTTCTTCGCCGTGGTTTCCGGCGTTGTGGCCGGCGTGGCCATCGGCATGATCACCGAGTATTACACCTCTGCCGATTACAAACCGGTGCAGAAGCTGGCCGGCACGACCGAGACCGGCCCTGCGACCGTTATCCTCGGCGGCATTTCTCTGGGCATGACCTCCACGGTGATTCCCGTGCTCCTGATCTGCGCCGCGACGCTGATCAGCTATTTCTTCAGCGGACTGTACGGCGTGGCCTGCTCCGCCGTGGGCATGCTTTCCATCACCGGCATGAGCCTCAGCGTCGACGCTTACGGCCCCATCTCCGACAACGCCGGCGGCATCGCCGAGATGTCCGAGTTGCCCGAAGGCGTCCGCAATATCACCGACAAACTTGACGCCGTGGGCAACACCACCGCCGCCATGGGCAAGGGACTGGCGATCGGTTCCGCCGCCCTCACCGCGCTGTCGCTGTTCTCCGCCTACGCTCAGGCGGCCGGCCTGAGGTCGATCGATCTGAACAATCCTCACGTCATGGTCGGCCTGTTCCTCGGCGGCATGCTGCCCTTCCTGTTCAGCGCTCAGACCATTGCTGCCGTGCAGGAAGCCGCCGGCAAGATGGTCGAGGAAGTGCGCCGTCAGTTCAGGGAGCACCCCGGCATCATGGATTACAGCGAGAAGCCCGACTACAAGAAGTGCGTCGCCATTTCCACCGACGCTTCGCTGCATAAGATGATCGTGCCCGGCCTGCTGGCTATCGTCGTTCCCGTCGTCGTGGGCTTCGCTCTTGACGCGGAGGCTCTGGGCGGTCTGCTCGGCGGCGCCATCGTCACCGGCGTCATGCTCGCCGTTTACATGTCCAATGCCGGCGGCGCCTGGGACAACGCCAAGAAGTACATCGAATCGGGCGTGCACGGCGGCAAGGGTTCCGCCAACCACAAGGCGGCCGTCGTCGGCGACACCGTGGGCGATCCTTTCAAGGATACCGCCGGCCCCAGCCTGAACATTCTCATCAAGCTGATGACCGTCGTGGCTCTCGTCATCGCTCCTCTGATCATGAAGTAA